In Pyrus communis chromosome 1, drPyrComm1.1, whole genome shotgun sequence, the following are encoded in one genomic region:
- the LOC137722631 gene encoding F-box protein At1g10780-like has translation MDPLPDAVVQYILSYMENAKDVAICNCVSKRWKDSMPYIRSLYFPRSSFDSHTGGDSPDDIVLKMVSMIEQLENLVVYSPFSGAGLASWLLIIGPSLKYLELRMDNIAEYQTSLESPSKLDYLSAAENLESLKLWGVLVAHSPKWGVFQKLKNLEIVGAKLEDPALSTVLQACPNLTNLVLLGCEGLRSVSIELPYLEQCKLDFYGLDNCSFSMGCPKIKFLEVQGCSWIRVRDTKHLKNLSIANNAGKVYMVDFEKLVALEFLSIRGVQWCWDAIRNMLQCASEVKHLFMKVEFTGDSEILQPFPEVDFVDFFNNHPKLQKFDIHGAMFAALCQKNSLKNVDSGFSIPCLEEVMITVRSPLNAEQKMSTLESLLKYGKNLKTMVIKILQMKSSHSSADDFFDEICRFRHMNRKIVRIE, from the exons ATGGACCCTCTGCCTGATGCTGTTGTTCAATACATATTGTCGTACATGGAAAACGCCAAAGACGTTGCAATTTGTAATTGTGTATCCAAGCGATGGAAGGACTCAATGCCTTATATAAGGAGCCTTTATTTCCCCAGAAGCTCCTTTGATAGCCATACGGGTGGAGACAGTCCTGATGACATTGTATTGAAGATGGTTTCAATGATTGAACAATTAGAAAATCTTGTTGTTTATAGTCCCTTCTCGGGTGCTGGCCTTGCTTCTTGGTTATTGATCATAGGTCCCTCTCTTAAGTATCTGGAGCTTCGAATGGACAATATTGCTGAATATCAGACCTCTCTTGAAAGCCCTTCAAAACTGGACTACTTAAGTGCTGCAGAAAATTTGGAGTCTTTAAAACTTTGGGGAGTTTTAGTGGCCCATTCCCCAAAGTGGGGTGTCTTCCAGAAACTCAAGAACCTTGAAATTGTTGGAGCGAAACTGGAGGATCCTGCATTGTCAACTGTGCTTCAGGCCTGTCCGAATCTCACCAATTTGGTGTTACTTGGTTGTGAAGGATTGAGATCGGTTTCAATTGAGTTGCCATATTTGGAGCAGTGTAAGCTGGACTTTTATGGCTTGGACAACTGCTCATTTTCCATGGGGTGCCCAAAAATTAAATTCCTTGAGGTGCAAGGCTGTAGCTGGATTCGGGTTCGTGATACAAAGCATTTGAAAAATCTTTCTATTGCCAATAATGCAG GGAAAGTCTACATGGTTGATTTCGAGAAACTTGTCGCTCTAGAGTTCTTATCAATTAGGGGAGTCCAGTGGTGTTGGGATGCAATAAGAAATATGCTTCAATGTGCAAGTGAAGTGAAACACCTTTTCATGAAGGTGGAATTCACAGGGGATTCTGAGATCCTTCAACCCTTTCCAGAGGTTGACTTTGTTGATTTCTTCAATAACCATCCCAAGCTGCAAAAGTTTGATATCCATGGAGCCATGTTTGCAGCCCTTTGTCAGAAAAACAGCCTGAAAAAT GTTGATTCAGGATTTTCAATTCCTTGCCTGGAAGAAGTGATGATCACAGTGAGATCACCGCTGAATGCTGAACAGAAAATGAGCACTCTTGAGTCCTTGTTAAAGTACGGGAAGAATCTGAAGACAATGGTGATAAAGATTCTTCAGATGAAGAGCAGTCATAGCAGTGCAGATGATTTCTTCGACGAGATTTGCAGGTTTAGACACATGAACCGAAAGATCGTTAGAATAGAATAA